A genome region from Urocitellus parryii isolate mUroPar1 chromosome X, mUroPar1.hap1, whole genome shotgun sequence includes the following:
- the LOC113177803 gene encoding nucleophosmin — protein sequence MEDSMDMDMSPLRLQNYLFGCELKADKDYHCKVDNDENEHQLSLRTVSLGAGAKDELHIVEAEAMNYEGSPIKVTLATLKMSVQPTVSLGGFEITPPVVLRLKCGSGPVHISGQHLVAVEEDAESEDEEEEDVKLLSVSGKRSAPGGGSKVPQKKVKLAADEDVDDDEEEEEDDDDDDDEDDDDEEEEEEETEEKAPVKKSIRDTPAKNAQKSNQNGKDSKPTTPRLKGQESFKKQEKTPKTPKGPSSVEDIKAKMQASIEKGGSLPKVEAKFVNYVKNCFRMTDQEAIQDLWQWRKSL from the coding sequence ATGGAAGATTCGATGGATATGGACATGAGCCCCCTGAGGCTCCAGAACTACCTTTTCGGTTGTGAGCTAAAAGCTGACAAAGATTATCACTGTAAGGTggataatgatgaaaatgagCACCAGTTATCATTAAGAACGGTCAGTTTAGGGGCTGGTGCAAAGGATGAATTGCATATTGTTGAAGCAGAGGCAATGAATTATGAAGGCAGTCCAATTAAAGTAACACTGGCAACATTGAAAATGTCAGTACAGCCAACGGTTTCCCTTGGGGGCTTTGAAATCACACCACCTGTGGTCTTAAGGTTGAAGTGCGGTTCAGGGCCTGTGCATATTAGTGGCCAGCACTTAGTAGCTGTGGAGGAAGATGCAGAGTcagaagatgaagaggaggaggatgtgaAACTCTTAAGTGTATCTGGAAAGCGATCTGCCCCTGGAGGTGGTAGCAAGGTTCCccagaaaaaagtaaaacttgcTGCTGATGAAGATGtcgatgatgatgaagaagaagaagaagatgatgatgatgatgatgatgaagatgatgatgatgaggaggaggaggaggaggaaactgaagaaaaagCTCCAGTGAAGAAATCTATACGAGATACTCCAGCCAAAAATGCACAAAAATCGAACCAGAATGGAAAAGACTCAAAACCAACAACACCAAGATTAAAAGGTCAAGAATCCttcaaaaaacaggaaaaaactcCTAAAACACCAAAAGGACCTAGTTCTGTAGAAGACATTAAAGCAAAAATGCAAGCAAGTATAGAAAAAGGTGGTTCTCTTCCCAAAGTGGAAGCCAAGTTCGTCAATTATGTGAAGAATTGCTTCCGGATGACTGACCAGGAGGCTATTCAAGATCTCTGGCAGTGGAGGAAGTCtctttaa